The genomic region CCGGATTTTGCCAGATGACCCGCTGTCATTCCGGGGCGGAGCGCCGCACCGAACTGGAATGACGACGGAGGAGGCCTGCGACAAATCACCCCGACGGGCAAATTAGCGCTTCCGTCGTCGGGCAAATCAGATGTTCAATTCCGCCCGTCTCACCCGATCGAGGGGCGCTTCGCGGTCGTCACGGACGCGGGTCGAGATGCGGTGGACGCTGAGTGTGCAACTGACGAGTGCGCATGAGGCGGACGGTGAAGTCGTGTGGTCCTGACGCCCAAGTGGCAGGTGTCTCTTCACGTTGCGCGGTGCGCGTGGCGAAGGCGGTGACAAACAAGCCAAGTCTCGCCGGGGAGAGCACGAAGTAAGCCGTAGCCCATCGCGCAGGGAAAGCCGGAGTTCCCGGTTACACCTGTGGTCCTACCCCCGTGCTTTCTACCCATTGCACGGGGCCCATGGGTGCGATCGGCACCCGGCTTTCCCTGCGCCCTCTGCTTTCAGAGGGTGAAACGAACAGCAAAGCTCGGGCATATCGTGTCGCGAGAATGCGGATGTTTGACTCACAAGCGACACACACTCGGCGTCGTCCTGGCGAAAGCCAGGACCCATTATCACGAATGCGAATTGTTGCCCGACGCTGGGGCCACAGCCTGCTCTCAACAACCCAACCCTGTGGTTATGGGTCCCGGCCTTCGCCGGGACGACGAGAGGTGAGAGCTACGTGCTCCGCTCCACTATCAATCCGCCGCTTGCTCCCGCAGCCGCTGCGCGTAGACGTTGATGATCAGCGCCGCGAGCAGGATCAGGCCGCGGATCAGGATCTTCAGGAAGCTGTCGATATTGACGTGGTCGAGGCCGTTGTTGAGCACGCCGAGCACGAACAGGCCGACGATGGTGTTGCCGATGCCGCCGCGGCCGCCGAACAGGCTGGTGCCGCCGACCACCACGGCCGCGATCGAATCCAAGAGATAGGTGTCGAACTCGTTCTGCTGGGCGCTGCCGAAATGGGCGACGCCGAGCATGCCGCCGATCCCCGAGCACACCGCCGAGATCACCATCACGCTGCCGAGGATGAGCTTGACGTTGAGGCCGGCAAATTCCGCGGCTTCGCGGTTGCCGCCGACCATGTAGACGTAGCGGCCGAACCGCGTGTAGGTCAGCACCAGGTGGCCGCCGAGCAGCATCACCGCGGCGACGATCACGATCCAGGGGATGCCGCCGATCGAGCCGGAGCCGAGCGTCGTGATCAGGTCCGGCACCTTGTAGGCGATCTGGCCGCGCACCAGCAGCGCCGAGACGCCGGCCGCGATCTGCATCATGGCGAGCGTCATGATGAAGGAGGGGATGCCGATCATGGTCAGCCCCAGCGCGTTGACGAGGCCGAGCAGCGCGCACAGCGCCAGCGCCAGCAGGATCGCGACGATGCCCGGCATCGGGACATTGGCGATGTTGACGTAGGATTCCTGCAGCGTGAAGTACGCCACGGCAATGCCGGTGACGTTGGCGATGCTGGCGATCGACAGATCGATCTCGGCGCACAGGATCACGAAGGTGAGGCCGACGGCGATGATG from Bradyrhizobium elkanii USDA 76 harbors:
- a CDS encoding ABC transporter permease, with the protein product MASSDGATARADHQRSRGLVPFLRSQMRNIAPFLTLIFLSAFFAIASPSFATIDNVGNILTQVSVTGIIAVGLTFVILCAEIDLSIASIANVTGIAVAYFTLQESYVNIANVPMPGIVAILLALALCALLGLVNALGLTMIGIPSFIMTLAMMQIAAGVSALLVRGQIAYKVPDLITTLGSGSIGGIPWIVIVAAVMLLGGHLVLTYTRFGRYVYMVGGNREAAEFAGLNVKLILGSVMVISAVCSGIGGMLGVAHFGSAQQNEFDTYLLDSIAAVVVGGTSLFGGRGGIGNTIVGLFVLGVLNNGLDHVNIDSFLKILIRGLILLAALIINVYAQRLREQAAD